One stretch of Pararhizobium qamdonense DNA includes these proteins:
- a CDS encoding NTP/NDP exchange transporter, producing the protein MVQSVLMRFLKIEAREAAPVIAGFLMQFSLFVCYFSMRPIRETMGVVGGVNNLQWLFTATFVATLAVAPLFGWLVSRVRRRNITRWMFGCFGLNIFGFAVMIHLYGETVWLARIFFVWLSVFNLTAISLAWSVLVDVFNSEQARRLFAIMAAGASCGGLAGPLIGVLFVTSIGNAGLLLIAGTMLVITIVCADYLQTQHVRAGDEAVRGSKDASAANTLGGNPFEGAVHLFTSPLLLGIASFVVLLASVSTFLYFEQARFVAAHFTDRAEQTRFFSGVDALVQFLTLVIQVFLTGRIAATFGIRALLLTVPIIMTAGFLMLSTSAVMGMFVVVMVIRRVGEYALVRPGREMLFTSVPTADKYKAKNFIDTVVYRGADAVSGWMKAASDMLLSPQMGAVAGAGIAFAWVFSAIYTLRQHRRLEDGPVAA; encoded by the coding sequence ATGGTTCAATCCGTCCTGATGCGGTTCCTGAAGATCGAAGCAAGAGAAGCAGCCCCGGTCATTGCGGGTTTTCTGATGCAGTTTTCCTTGTTCGTCTGCTATTTCTCCATGCGGCCCATTCGCGAAACCATGGGCGTGGTCGGCGGCGTCAACAATCTTCAGTGGCTGTTCACGGCAACCTTCGTCGCCACGCTGGCGGTTGCGCCGCTGTTTGGCTGGCTTGTTTCCCGCGTCAGACGCCGCAATATCACCCGCTGGATGTTTGGATGTTTCGGGCTGAATATTTTCGGCTTTGCCGTGATGATTCATCTCTATGGCGAGACCGTCTGGCTCGCCCGGATCTTTTTCGTCTGGCTGTCTGTCTTCAATCTGACGGCGATCTCGCTCGCCTGGAGCGTGCTGGTCGATGTCTTCAATTCCGAGCAGGCGAGACGGCTTTTTGCCATCATGGCTGCGGGTGCGAGCTGCGGCGGACTTGCGGGTCCGCTGATCGGCGTGTTGTTCGTCACCAGTATCGGTAATGCCGGGCTGCTTTTGATTGCCGGAACGATGCTCGTGATCACCATCGTCTGTGCAGACTATCTGCAGACGCAGCATGTGCGGGCAGGTGATGAGGCCGTCCGGGGTTCGAAAGACGCATCAGCTGCAAACACGTTGGGCGGAAATCCGTTCGAGGGAGCGGTTCACCTTTTCACCTCGCCTCTGCTTCTGGGTATCGCGAGCTTCGTGGTCCTGCTTGCCAGTGTCAGCACCTTTCTCTATTTCGAGCAGGCCCGGTTCGTCGCCGCGCACTTTACCGATCGCGCGGAGCAGACCCGCTTCTTTTCCGGTGTCGATGCCCTCGTGCAGTTCCTGACCTTGGTGATCCAGGTCTTTCTAACGGGGCGCATTGCCGCCACCTTCGGCATCCGCGCGCTGCTTTTGACTGTGCCGATCATCATGACTGCCGGCTTTCTGATGCTCAGCACGTCCGCCGTCATGGGCATGTTCGTCGTTGTCATGGTGATCCGCCGCGTCGGCGAATATGCGCTGGTGCGGCCGGGCCGGGAGATGCTGTTTACCAGCGTTCCGACGGCCGACAAGTACAAGGCCAAGAACTTCATCGATACGGTGGTCTATCGCGGCGCGGATGCCGTCAGCGGCTGGATGAAGGCGGCTTCCGATATGCTTTTGAGCCCGCAGATGGGCGCGGTCGCCGGGGCGGGCATCGCTTTTGCCTGGGTGTTCTCGGCCATCTATACGCTGCGCCAGCACCGGCGGCTGGAAGACGGGCCGGTGGCGGCATGA
- a CDS encoding MBL fold metallo-hydrolase, with product MNRREHLKLAGLAALAVTLPPGGVFAQAPVQTRLVNPGVYRYRVGDFTVTAIQDGGISRPVEGLVTNAGLDAVQMALSEAFQPEDRFPITFTALVVDTGRHLVVIDTGAAGFFGANAGRLPQGFAAAGIDPAKVDTVLISHLHPDHVSGLRTASGQLLFANATIHAPEGELNYWLDEATAGRAPEPAKPFFQNAMRVLGPVSASIVRLSGEREIVPGITAIPAHGHAPGHTVFQITSGSEGLMVLGDVANNPALFVRYPDWRPAFDMDREMAAGTRKRLLDRIAADRLHVAGYHFPFPAHGHIRRDGTGFAYVPAPRVPHDG from the coding sequence ATGAACCGACGCGAGCATCTGAAGCTAGCAGGACTTGCCGCACTCGCCGTAACTCTTCCACCCGGTGGCGTGTTTGCGCAGGCGCCCGTGCAGACACGCTTGGTCAATCCCGGCGTCTATCGATACCGTGTCGGGGATTTCACCGTGACGGCGATCCAGGACGGTGGGATTTCCCGGCCAGTCGAAGGGCTTGTCACCAATGCCGGTCTGGACGCCGTGCAGATGGCCTTGTCCGAGGCGTTCCAGCCTGAAGATCGTTTTCCGATCACGTTCACGGCGCTTGTGGTCGATACGGGACGGCATCTGGTTGTGATCGATACCGGGGCGGCCGGGTTCTTCGGTGCGAATGCCGGCCGGTTGCCGCAGGGGTTTGCCGCCGCCGGCATTGATCCGGCCAAGGTCGATACCGTTCTCATTTCGCATCTCCATCCGGATCACGTTTCCGGCCTGCGAACGGCGTCCGGACAATTGCTGTTTGCCAATGCGACCATCCACGCGCCGGAAGGTGAGCTGAATTACTGGCTCGATGAGGCGACGGCCGGCCGCGCGCCGGAGCCCGCCAAGCCGTTCTTTCAGAACGCGATGCGGGTACTTGGCCCGGTCTCGGCTTCGATCGTGCGGCTTTCGGGCGAGCGGGAGATTGTTCCGGGGATCACCGCCATTCCAGCCCATGGTCATGCGCCGGGACATACGGTCTTCCAGATCACATCGGGTTCCGAAGGTCTGATGGTGCTGGGTGACGTGGCCAACAATCCGGCCCTTTTCGTGCGCTATCCGGATTGGCGGCCAGCCTTCGACATGGACCGCGAGATGGCGGCCGGAACCCGCAAGCGGCTGCTCGACCGGATCGCCGCCGACCGGCTGCATGTAGCCGGTTATCATTTTCCGTTTCCAGCCCATGGCCATATTCGCCGCGACGGCACAGGGTTTGCCTACGTTCCGGCGCCCCGGGTGCCGCACGATGGGTGA
- a CDS encoding SDR family NAD(P)-dependent oxidoreductase, translating to MPTIFDTPRRIADPVTAFGERRRFLKMLSLAAGTAVLAPVLVPAGLTVNAADAPGKRTILITGSTSGLGRRLAERLAGPATTILIHGRNRGRGEEVVAAVQKAGGEARFYSADFSSVAEVRGLADAVLRDNVRLDVLVNNAGIFNGEPGEGRQVSQDGHELRFAVNYLAPYALTYRLLPVLKESRPARIINVTSSGQNEIDFDDVMLSRGYNAQRAYGQSKLALIMLTIDLAAELQGSGVTANSIHPANYMDTPMVRESGISPWSTVDEGADAVLRLINSPELDGRTGLYFSGQRESRANAQAYDEEARARLRALSAGITNS from the coding sequence ATGCCAACAATATTTGACACTCCACGGAGGATAGCGGATCCCGTCACCGCGTTCGGTGAGCGCCGCCGCTTTTTGAAGATGCTCTCGCTTGCAGCGGGCACGGCCGTTCTGGCTCCGGTGCTGGTTCCGGCAGGTTTGACGGTGAATGCTGCGGATGCGCCGGGAAAGCGGACGATCCTGATTACCGGATCGACCAGCGGCCTTGGACGGCGGCTTGCCGAGCGTCTTGCCGGTCCAGCAACGACGATCCTCATTCACGGCCGCAACCGCGGACGCGGCGAGGAGGTGGTCGCGGCTGTTCAAAAGGCTGGCGGGGAAGCCCGGTTCTATTCGGCGGATTTTTCATCCGTCGCGGAAGTCCGGGGGCTTGCAGATGCGGTCCTGCGCGACAATGTCCGCCTGGACGTTCTGGTCAACAATGCCGGTATTTTCAACGGCGAGCCCGGCGAGGGCCGGCAGGTGAGCCAGGACGGGCATGAACTTCGCTTCGCCGTGAACTATCTTGCGCCCTATGCTTTGACCTACCGGCTGCTGCCCGTGTTGAAAGAGAGCCGTCCCGCCCGGATCATCAACGTCACCTCGTCGGGGCAGAACGAAATCGACTTCGATGATGTCATGCTGTCGCGCGGCTACAATGCGCAGCGTGCCTATGGGCAGAGCAAGCTCGCATTGATCATGCTCACCATCGATCTTGCGGCAGAGCTGCAGGGCTCCGGCGTCACCGCAAACTCGATCCACCCGGCCAATTACATGGATACGCCGATGGTCCGGGAATCGGGCATTTCGCCCTGGAGCACCGTCGATGAAGGCGCCGATGCAGTACTTCGGCTTATCAATTCACCGGAACTGGACGGCCGCACGGGGCTCTATTTCAGCGGCCAGCGGGAATCGCGCGCCAATGCGCAGGCCTATGACGAGGAGGCGCGTGCCCGCCTTCGCGCTTTGAGTGCCGGGATCACCAACTCCTGA
- a CDS encoding LysR family transcriptional regulator: MKQIHLPGIDLNLLVIFDALFTEGHVTRAAKRLGLTQPAVSHALGRLRHLFDDPLFIRSPKGMIPTAAATDMAAAIRTVLDQVEVVLGTERSFDPSVSTRRFAIGLSDYSAFVLLPQLSVRITSEAPGVSLLVRHTNVTIGHSMLDDGDVELIAGVFPSPPSHLREEMLYEDDFVCAGRLENPGLADALDLERYLSLRHLQVSMRGEPHGLVDQVLEKIGKQRSIALTAGHFLTAPLLVQDTDLIATEPRRLFERWQDKIPLRLLRPPLDIPSFRVVQAWHARHDADEGHAWLRRVIGNISQTV, from the coding sequence ATGAAGCAAATTCATCTTCCCGGAATAGACCTCAATCTTCTCGTGATTTTCGATGCGCTTTTCACGGAAGGGCACGTGACCCGCGCCGCTAAGCGGCTTGGCCTCACCCAGCCGGCGGTCAGCCATGCGCTCGGCCGGCTGCGCCATCTGTTTGACGACCCTCTCTTCATCCGCAGCCCGAAAGGCATGATCCCCACCGCGGCGGCAACCGATATGGCTGCGGCCATCCGCACGGTCCTCGATCAAGTCGAAGTCGTCCTCGGCACGGAGCGATCCTTCGACCCGTCCGTCAGCACGCGCCGGTTTGCAATCGGACTATCCGATTATTCCGCATTCGTGCTGTTGCCGCAGCTGAGCGTTCGCATCACCAGCGAAGCACCCGGCGTCTCGCTTCTGGTACGCCACACCAATGTGACGATTGGTCATTCCATGCTCGATGACGGCGATGTCGAATTGATCGCCGGCGTCTTCCCGTCACCGCCATCGCATCTGCGGGAGGAAATGCTGTACGAGGACGATTTCGTGTGCGCCGGCCGTCTGGAAAACCCTGGCCTGGCTGATGCTCTCGATCTTGAACGCTACCTGTCCCTGCGCCACCTGCAGGTATCGATGCGGGGAGAGCCGCATGGACTGGTGGACCAGGTTCTGGAGAAAATCGGAAAACAGCGCTCGATCGCATTGACCGCAGGCCATTTCCTGACGGCCCCACTTCTCGTCCAGGATACCGATCTCATCGCCACGGAGCCGAGGCGTCTGTTCGAGCGCTGGCAAGACAAAATCCCACTTCGCCTTTTACGGCCCCCGCTGGACATCCCGAGCTTCCGCGTCGTGCAGGCCTGGCACGCGCGCCACGATGCCGATGAGGGCCACGCGTGGCTGCGTAGGGTGATAGGCAATATCAGTCAAACCGTTTGA
- a CDS encoding LacI family DNA-binding transcriptional regulator, giving the protein MKHQGKKKATIYDLSVLSGCSASTVSAVLNGTWRKRRIKESTAELIQTLAEKHQYTANLQARGLRNSRSGLVGLLLPVHDNRYFSSMAQAFEAQVRSHGKCPVVVSASRDPQEELATVETLISYSIDELFIAGATDPDSVHGLCEAAGIRHINIDLPGTKAPSVISDNYQGARLLTQAIIKRFDDAAVPLKPEELFLFGGRNDHASRERIKGFRDIKTEMLDGDSDACIQPTGYSPDMTQKAFEAFYEREGKLPRGLFINSSINFEGLLRFMAQHPHETFADLVVGCYDYDPFGSFLPFPVIMIRQDTESMLAKAFELIEEPRPAVKIHLIQPELVHPRTALKGPLDSIRDIDA; this is encoded by the coding sequence ATGAAGCACCAGGGAAAAAAGAAGGCGACGATCTACGATCTCTCGGTCCTATCAGGTTGTTCCGCCTCCACAGTCAGCGCCGTGCTGAATGGCACTTGGCGCAAGCGCCGGATCAAGGAAAGCACGGCCGAGCTCATCCAGACCCTTGCCGAAAAGCACCAATATACCGCCAATCTCCAGGCGCGGGGTTTGCGCAATTCCCGCTCCGGCCTGGTCGGCCTGCTTTTGCCCGTGCATGACAACCGCTATTTCTCCTCCATGGCCCAGGCCTTCGAGGCGCAGGTGCGCAGCCACGGCAAATGCCCTGTCGTCGTCAGCGCCTCGCGCGATCCGCAGGAAGAGCTGGCGACCGTCGAAACGCTGATTTCCTATTCGATCGACGAGCTGTTCATCGCCGGCGCCACCGATCCCGATAGCGTCCATGGCCTGTGCGAAGCCGCGGGCATCCGCCATATCAATATCGACCTTCCCGGAACCAAGGCGCCATCCGTCATCAGCGACAACTACCAGGGCGCCCGCCTGCTGACGCAGGCGATCATCAAGCGTTTCGACGATGCCGCCGTGCCTTTGAAGCCGGAGGAGCTGTTCCTGTTCGGCGGGCGCAACGACCATGCCAGCCGCGAACGCATCAAGGGTTTTCGCGATATCAAGACGGAAATGCTCGACGGCGACAGCGATGCCTGCATCCAGCCGACCGGCTATTCGCCGGACATGACGCAAAAGGCCTTCGAGGCCTTCTATGAGCGCGAAGGAAAACTGCCACGCGGACTGTTCATCAATTCCTCGATCAATTTCGAAGGCCTTTTGCGCTTCATGGCGCAGCACCCGCACGAAACCTTCGCCGATCTCGTTGTCGGCTGCTACGACTACGACCCATTCGGCTCCTTCCTGCCCTTCCCGGTGATCATGATCCGCCAGGACACCGAAAGCATGCTGGCCAAAGCCTTCGAACTCATCGAAGAACCCCGCCCCGCCGTGAAGATCCACCTCATCCAGCCCGAACTCGTCCACCCCCGCACCGCCCTCAAGGGACCGCTTGATTCCATCCGCGACATCGACGCGTGA
- a CDS encoding autoinducer 2 ABC transporter substrate-binding protein: protein MKKFMIAALAASLSLGVSFAAMAADKVGVVVKIGGIPWFNAMDAGIKEQGAKLGLDAFMVGPTSADPALQVRAIEDLIAQGVKVIGVVPNDAKVLEPVLAKAKAAGIFVITHESPSQKGADWNFELASSTGFGEAHAKLLAEKMGGKGEYAVFVGSLTVPLHNAWADAAVAYLKANYPDMKLVGERYGVAEDVDKSRSTALDLISAHPGLKGFLAFGSQGPIGAGRAVEERRKTGEIFVLGPFSPGQGQKLIKSGAISGGFMWNPKQAGEVFVTMADRLIKGESVKDGDDIPGLGVIKPAGNDIIVDQLLPINKDTVDELAGMGL from the coding sequence ATGAAAAAGTTTATGATTGCAGCGCTTGCTGCATCTCTGTCGCTTGGCGTCTCGTTTGCGGCCATGGCAGCCGACAAGGTGGGCGTCGTCGTCAAGATCGGCGGTATCCCGTGGTTCAACGCGATGGATGCCGGCATCAAGGAGCAGGGCGCCAAGCTTGGTCTCGATGCCTTCATGGTCGGCCCGACCAGCGCTGACCCTGCCTTGCAGGTGCGCGCCATCGAGGATCTGATCGCGCAAGGGGTCAAGGTCATCGGCGTCGTGCCGAACGATGCCAAGGTGCTGGAGCCGGTTCTTGCCAAGGCCAAGGCCGCCGGCATTTTCGTCATCACGCATGAATCGCCGAGCCAGAAGGGTGCCGACTGGAATTTCGAGCTGGCCTCGTCCACCGGCTTCGGCGAGGCGCATGCCAAACTGCTCGCCGAGAAGATGGGCGGCAAGGGCGAATATGCCGTGTTCGTCGGTTCGCTCACCGTTCCCCTGCACAATGCCTGGGCCGATGCGGCCGTCGCCTATCTGAAAGCCAATTATCCCGACATGAAACTGGTCGGCGAACGCTACGGCGTCGCCGAGGACGTCGACAAGAGCCGCTCGACGGCGCTTGACCTGATCTCAGCCCATCCCGGCCTCAAGGGCTTCCTTGCCTTTGGCAGCCAGGGTCCGATCGGGGCCGGCCGTGCCGTCGAAGAGCGCCGCAAAACCGGTGAAATCTTCGTGCTTGGGCCGTTCTCGCCCGGCCAGGGTCAGAAGCTGATCAAGTCGGGTGCGATTTCCGGCGGCTTCATGTGGAATCCGAAACAGGCCGGCGAAGTCTTCGTCACCATGGCCGATCGCCTGATCAAGGGCGAAAGCGTCAAGGACGGCGACGACATTCCGGGTCTCGGCGTGATCAAGCCGGCCGGAAACGACATCATCGTCGATCAGCTCCTGCCGATCAACAAGGATACCGTGGACGAGCTTGCAGGCATGGGCCTGTAA
- a CDS encoding MFS transporter → MTFRNGFLLVLLMLCGFIIVGQLYVTIPLVADIAGQFGVEPAQAALVGSAFGFVYAAGFLVFGPLSDRYGRKPILVLGLLAVAGATVLVSIATSFGLLLLARAIQGFAASSFPPAALSLTAEALPPQHRPFGISLMSFAFLAAAPLAQFFAVQSGDGLSVMMLELAPFYVLGALGLLFAVKNKAGKGRVRAQEEDGRFAGLFHNAGIVAAWCAAPTVLFGFVSFHAGAQALSASLGADLQMLRLAGLPPLLLTFAAAPVTRRYGALVTARIGLFLAASAFGLALSGGTSALLAASALLSAGVAFAIPGLIATIAQRATDANRGLALAIYTFSLFLGASLAPPAVQALAVSGGIPLWLFPACLLVLAAFGLAAIGKPSTAT, encoded by the coding sequence ATGACCTTTCGCAACGGGTTTCTGCTTGTTCTTCTGATGCTCTGCGGCTTCATCATTGTCGGGCAGCTCTATGTGACGATCCCGCTGGTGGCAGATATTGCGGGTCAATTCGGCGTTGAACCTGCGCAGGCTGCCCTGGTCGGGTCGGCATTTGGGTTTGTTTATGCTGCCGGTTTTCTTGTTTTCGGGCCTTTGTCCGATCGGTATGGGCGAAAGCCGATCCTCGTGCTTGGCTTGCTGGCGGTGGCTGGCGCGACCGTGCTTGTCAGCATTGCTACAAGTTTTGGCCTGCTGCTTTTGGCCCGTGCCATTCAGGGGTTTGCGGCATCGAGCTTTCCGCCGGCAGCTTTGTCGCTGACGGCCGAGGCCCTGCCGCCGCAACACCGGCCGTTCGGCATTTCGCTGATGAGCTTTGCTTTCCTTGCGGCGGCGCCGCTTGCTCAGTTTTTCGCTGTCCAGTCGGGTGACGGACTTTCAGTGATGATGCTGGAACTGGCTCCATTCTATGTCCTGGGTGCGCTTGGCCTGCTTTTCGCGGTGAAAAATAAAGCGGGCAAGGGAAGGGTCAGGGCACAGGAAGAAGACGGCAGGTTTGCAGGCCTGTTTCATAATGCGGGGATCGTGGCGGCCTGGTGTGCAGCCCCCACCGTCCTGTTCGGTTTCGTGTCCTTCCATGCCGGCGCGCAGGCGCTGAGTGCAAGCCTCGGGGCGGATTTGCAGATGCTGCGCCTTGCGGGTTTGCCGCCGCTGCTTTTGACATTCGCGGCAGCGCCGGTAACGCGCCGTTACGGCGCCCTTGTCACTGCTCGGATCGGATTGTTCTTGGCGGCCTCAGCGTTTGGGCTTGCGCTGTCAGGCGGGACGAGTGCGCTCCTCGCCGCAAGTGCGCTTTTATCTGCTGGTGTCGCCTTTGCCATTCCCGGACTGATTGCCACGATCGCGCAACGCGCAACGGACGCCAATCGTGGTCTTGCGCTGGCGATCTACACTTTCAGCCTGTTTCTCGGCGCCAGCCTCGCACCACCCGCCGTACAAGCCTTGGCCGTGAGTGGCGGCATCCCGCTCTGGCTTTTTCCCGCTTGCTTACTGGTCCTTGCGGCGTTCGGGCTCGCTGCGATCGGTAAACCATCCACCGCCACCTGA
- a CDS encoding sugar ABC transporter ATP-binding protein, producing the protein MSGRESAESGQKPLLSLRNINMTFGGVKALKDVSFDVLPGEVHCLAGENGSGKSTLIKIITGVYRPQDGAEIVFDGQTYAHMSPVTAQNSGIQVIWQDLALFPEMTVAENISFQTLLGRWPRFVNYNSMREKAVKALARLGVTLDVDRPLKDYAIAQRQIVAIARALVGEAKLVFMDEPTASLTQSETDHLLDIVRTLSASGVAVVFVSHRLAEVLEISSRLTVLRDGALVGAYSTEGMTQSRITELMTGKTFDQTVRARNASANPVVLEVEGLSRPGQFEDISFTVRRGETLGITGLLGAGRTELALSLFGMLKPRSGTVRLEGKPVHFSSNRDAIAAGIAYLSEDRLSLGLIQPQSIADNLVISSLGKITSGGLLSDSRKRDLVAQWVTDLGVKIGQQGDAISTLSGGNQQRIAIAKWLATDPKLLILDAPTVGVDVGARAGIFDIVAKLAETGLAIILISDEVPEVYFNADRVLHMAQGRIVNQFMPAQCSLAEIEAAVYA; encoded by the coding sequence ATGAGTGGACGCGAAAGCGCTGAGAGTGGCCAAAAGCCGCTTCTGTCCCTGCGCAACATCAACATGACGTTCGGCGGCGTCAAGGCGCTCAAGGATGTCAGCTTCGACGTCCTGCCGGGCGAGGTGCATTGCCTGGCGGGGGAAAACGGCTCGGGCAAGAGCACGCTGATCAAGATCATCACCGGCGTCTACCGTCCGCAGGATGGCGCGGAGATCGTGTTCGACGGACAGACCTATGCGCATATGTCGCCGGTGACGGCGCAGAATTCCGGCATCCAGGTGATCTGGCAGGATCTGGCACTTTTTCCGGAAATGACGGTTGCGGAAAACATTTCCTTCCAGACTCTGCTCGGCCGCTGGCCGCGTTTCGTCAATTATAACAGCATGCGCGAAAAAGCGGTCAAGGCGCTGGCGCGGCTCGGCGTGACGCTGGATGTCGACCGGCCGCTGAAGGACTATGCCATTGCCCAGCGCCAGATCGTGGCGATTGCGCGTGCCCTGGTGGGTGAGGCAAAGCTGGTGTTCATGGACGAACCGACGGCCTCCTTGACGCAGTCGGAAACCGACCATCTCCTCGATATCGTGCGCACCCTCTCTGCTTCCGGCGTCGCCGTTGTCTTCGTCAGCCACCGGCTGGCGGAAGTGTTGGAGATTTCCAGCCGGCTGACGGTGCTGCGCGATGGCGCGCTGGTCGGCGCCTATTCGACCGAGGGCATGACCCAGTCGCGTATTACGGAACTGATGACCGGCAAGACCTTCGACCAGACGGTGCGCGCCCGCAATGCTTCCGCCAATCCGGTGGTGCTGGAGGTCGAGGGGCTGTCGCGGCCCGGCCAGTTCGAGGACATTTCCTTCACGGTGCGGCGCGGTGAAACGCTGGGGATTACCGGGTTGCTGGGCGCCGGGCGCACGGAACTCGCCTTGTCGCTGTTCGGCATGCTGAAACCGAGGTCCGGCACCGTCAGGCTCGAAGGCAAGCCGGTGCATTTTTCGTCCAACCGCGATGCGATTGCGGCGGGGATCGCCTATCTCTCAGAAGACCGGCTGTCCCTCGGGCTGATCCAGCCGCAATCGATCGCCGACAATCTGGTGATCTCTTCCCTCGGCAAGATCACATCCGGCGGGCTGTTGTCCGACAGCCGCAAGCGCGATCTCGTGGCGCAATGGGTCACTGATCTCGGCGTCAAGATCGGGCAGCAGGGCGATGCGATCTCCACCTTGTCCGGCGGCAACCAGCAGCGCATCGCCATTGCCAAATGGCTGGCCACGGATCCGAAACTGCTGATCCTCGATGCGCCGACCGTCGGCGTCGATGTGGGCGCGCGGGCCGGCATCTTCGATATCGTCGCGAAGCTCGCCGAGACCGGTCTTGCGATCATCCTGATCTCCGACGAGGTGCCGGAGGTCTATTTCAATGCCGACCGCGTGCTGCACATGGCGCAGGGGCGGATCGTCAACCAGTTCATGCCGGCGCAGTGCTCGCTCGCCGAAATCGAGGCGGCCGTCTATGCGTAA
- a CDS encoding MerR family transcriptional regulator has protein sequence MMQSSRMQIGELAARAGVSHRTIHYYERIGLFAPAEREGAGYRYYDETSLKRLEKIAVLKSLGLTLDEIAGVIDLYFSDGTGIRGKEKVLALLEAQLMKTDAQLSELTRFKSDLVANIERMTGLIAAARKA, from the coding sequence ATGATGCAGTCCTCACGGATGCAGATCGGAGAGTTGGCTGCGCGAGCAGGTGTCAGCCATCGCACGATCCATTATTACGAGCGGATCGGGTTGTTTGCGCCTGCCGAACGGGAGGGCGCGGGGTATCGCTATTACGACGAAACTTCGCTCAAGCGGCTGGAAAAGATCGCCGTGCTCAAGAGCTTAGGATTGACCCTCGACGAGATCGCCGGTGTCATCGATCTTTATTTCAGCGATGGCACCGGGATCAGGGGCAAGGAAAAAGTCCTCGCCCTGCTGGAAGCGCAGTTGATGAAAACCGATGCACAGCTGTCCGAATTGACGCGTTTCAAGAGCGATCTCGTGGCCAATATCGAGCGGATGACTGGGTTGATCGCTGCTGCCCGCAAGGCGTAA